The DNA sequence CGTGCAGGACTTTGTGCAGCCCACCAACTGGTCCACGATCGACCTGATCCCGTCCTGCGCCAACGCGGCCTTCGTGGAGTTCGCGTCGGCCCAGTATCGCCACCTCAATCCCGAGTGGTCGTTCTTCGCCGCCGTCAGCCGGTTCCTGGATCAACTGCCTGATGACCAATGGGATCTGATCTTTTTCGATTGCCCGCCGGCCATCGGCTATCAGTCGATGAACGCCGTTTTCGCGGCTGACATGCTCTATATTCCCTCTGGCCCCGGGTACTGGGAATACGATTCGACCACCAGCTTTATCGGCCAATTGTCCGAAGCGCTGGAGGATCTGGCCCACGGTTTCCAAGGCACCTTACCCGCGGGGAAGGCAGACCTGCCCAAGGCCTTTCACGATGTGCGCTTCCTGCTGACGCGCTACGAATCCGGCAACGAGTTGCACCGCGCGATGTTCGAGGCGTTTGGTAAAGTGTTCGGCGATAGGCTGGCCACCCACCCGATCGAGATGACCCGCGCCGTCGAACAGTCCGGCCGGTTTCTCAGCTCGGTCTACGAAATGGATTACCGCGACATGACACGCGAAACATGGCGCCGCGCCCGGGCCAGCTTTGACACCGCATACGCAGAGATGAAGGGCACGCTGAATTCCCATTGGGAGGCGATTGCAAGCGGCACCTTACCCGCGGATAAGGTCGGGGAAGAAGGAGAGACGGCATGACCCGCAAACGGCGCATGTTCGATATCGACCTGCCGGACGATCCCGCGACGGACCCGGCGCCCGCGCCATCCGATGCCCCGCCGGCGCGGCGCGGGCCAATGGCCAGCGCCATTGCCGAAAACGCCGAAGCATTGCAGGCACGCCAGACCGCCAGCCAGGCCATCCGCGCCGAGAACGACGCGCTGGCGCACGAGTTCGTGGCGCTGCGCGAGGCCGGTCACGTGGTCGAAAGCGTGCCGCTGGAGGATGTGCATACCCATCTTCTGGCGCGAGATCGCATGCCCGGAGAGGATCACGAGCTGGCAGAGCTGGTCACATCAATCCGTGATCTGGGGCTATCGAACCCGATCCGCGTTCTGCCGCGTCCTGACGGCGACGGCT is a window from the Palleronia sp. THAF1 genome containing:
- a CDS encoding AAA family ATPase codes for the protein MLTHTDLRELQSRSLKMQGWIRQQTFSPENQKTLRRFSSWEVSELIFGMNQSTFRGKLAADPSLPAGKVEPDGRQRWFSLDEVNALRRKLKPRGKSLMPPRPPGRAFRTAIANFKGGAGKSTVALHFAHAAALDGYRVLCVDFDPQATLSHSMGLTDVSEENTVWGIMARDLIRETEAQNAAPRGAMSGTALPQRQIPSSITDLGLQDLRVQDFVQPTNWSTIDLIPSCANAAFVEFASAQYRHLNPEWSFFAAVSRFLDQLPDDQWDLIFFDCPPAIGYQSMNAVFAADMLYIPSGPGYWEYDSTTSFIGQLSEALEDLAHGFQGTLPAGKADLPKAFHDVRFLLTRYESGNELHRAMFEAFGKVFGDRLATHPIEMTRAVEQSGRFLSSVYEMDYRDMTRETWRRARASFDTAYAEMKGTLNSHWEAIASGTLPADKVGEEGETA